In one window of Natator depressus isolate rNatDep1 chromosome 12, rNatDep2.hap1, whole genome shotgun sequence DNA:
- the LOC141996581 gene encoding E3 ubiquitin-protein ligase RNF182-like, which translates to MSYPHTEGEEKVPNDELECKICYHRFNIHSRKPKILNCLHRVCARCLTKILHIGDGCPCISCPFCRHETELHEDEVEGLPNDTNVMSKLVLKDKTIWNSDCKEVVLTPKNLASSSPSHGSSNCLVITIMEVQRDSTRTPSQNTISDYYADHSLDSVSVSSHSELDQDLFSKLCNHVPRILVWLLGFFYFGSLPLGIYLLVMQKVTLGIVCVSFVPSSLTVCLVYGFCQCLCQGMCDCSSRS; encoded by the coding sequence ATGAGTTACCCTCACACTGAAGGGGAAGAAAAGGTGCCAAATGATGAGCTGGAGTGCAAAATTTGTTACCATAGATTTAACATTCATAGTCGTAAACCCAAAATACTGAACTGTCTTCACAGAGTATGTGCTAGATGTCTGACTAAAATACTTCACATAGGAGATGGCTGTCCTTGCATTAGTTGTCCTTTTTGCCGCCATGAGACAGAGTTGCATGAAGATGAAGTTGAAGGACTACCTAATGATACAAACGTTATGTCCAAACTCGTgttaaaagacaaaacaatatGGAATTCCGACTGTAAAGAAGTAGTTTTAACACCAAAGAACTTGGCTTCCTCAAGCCCCTCTCACGGATCTTCAAACTGCTTAGTAATAACAATTATGGAAGTACAGAGGGACTCTACTAGGACTCCAAGCCAAAACACTATCTCAGATTATTATGCAGACCATAGCCTTGACTCAGTATCTGTCAGTTCTCACAGTGAGCTAGACCAAGATCTCTTCTCTAAGCTTTGTAATCATGTACCCAGAATACTGGTATGGCTGTTAGGATTTTTCTACTTTGGCTCACTGCCTCTTGGAATCTATTTATTAGTGATGCAGAAAGTGACACTAGGAATTGTGTGTGTCAGTTTTGTTCCCTCAAGTCTAACTGTATGTCTTGTATATGGTTTCTGTCAATGCCTCTGCCAGGGAATGTGTGACTGCTCTTCAAGAAGCTGA